In a genomic window of Procambarus clarkii isolate CNS0578487 chromosome 12, FALCON_Pclarkii_2.0, whole genome shotgun sequence:
- the LOC138364090 gene encoding uncharacterized protein gives MRSSLRHRNECDRKKLQGFIKIYNSENSEILSEKDAIEGILPWHNLLPHHSQNVSLAQKKKAVEDVELQKRSREEQQHTVQEMLHYLAYYKNKREILTEHTEELLCGIFPSYLSKDPNKYTIEEKHLSTKNKSGILALLKQGQKLCSDKLSDAKRLFGYQEEDVDVSEPYLELCDSEDDDDEDEDLLLN, from the exons atgcgctcttcactccggcacagaaatgagtgtgataggaaaaagcttcaaggcttcataaaaatctacaatagtgaaaactctgaaattctcagtgaaaaggatgcaatagaaggtatcctgccatggcacaatttattgcctcatcatagccaaaatg tgtcccttgctcaaaaaaagaaggcagtagaagatgtggagcttcagaagagatccagagaagagcaacaacacactgttcaagaaatgctgcattatctcgcatattacaagaataagagagagattttaaccgaacatactgaagagttgttatgtggaatttttccttcatatctaagcaag gatcctaacaagtacactattgaagagaagcacctatcaaccaaaaataagagtggaatcttggctcttttgaagcaagggcaaaagttgtgttctgacaagctgagtgatgcaaagcgtttatttggataccaggaagaggatgttgatgtttctgagccctacctggagctttgtgacagtgaagatgatgatgatgaagatgaagatttactactaaactga